Proteins from a single region of Pithys albifrons albifrons isolate INPA30051 chromosome 12, PitAlb_v1, whole genome shotgun sequence:
- the CDH8 gene encoding cadherin-8 isoform X2: MSSTSTLTIRVCGCSSDGIVQSCNVEAYVLPIGLSMGALIAILACIILLLVIVVLFVTLRRHKNEPLIIKDDEDVRENIIRYDDEGGGEEDTEAFDIATLQNPDGINGFLPRKDIKPDLQFMPRQGLAPVPNGVDVDEFINVRLHEADNDPTAPPYDSIQIYGYEGKGSAAGSLSSLESSTSDSDQNFDYLSEWGPRFKRLGELYSVGESDKET; the protein is encoded by the exons atgagcagcaccagcaccctcaCCATCCGtgtctgtggctgcagcagcgaTGGCATCGTGCAGTCCTGCAATGTGGAGGCCTATGTGCTTCCCATCGGGCTCAGCATGGGCGCCCTCATTGCCATCCTGGCCTGCATCATTCTGCTGCTGG tcaTTGTGGTGCTGTTTGTAACACTGAGAAGACATAAGAATGAGCCCCTGATCATCAAAGATGATGAAGATGTGAGGGAAAACATTATTCGCTATGATGATGAAGGAGGTGGAGAGGAAGACACAGAAGCATTTGACATTGCAACTTTGCAGAATCCAGATGGAATAAATGGATTTTTGCCTCGTAAGGATATTAAGCCTGATCTTCAATTTATGCCCAGGCAGGGTCTTGCACCTGTTCCTAATGGTGTTGATGTTGATGAATTCATTAATGTGAGGCTTCACGAAGCTGATAATGATCCCACAGCTCCACCATATGACTCTATCCAGATTTATGGCTATGAAGGAAAGGGGTCAGCGGCTGGTTCCCTGAGCTCGTTGGAGTCCTCTACATCAGACTCAGACCAGAATTTTGACTACCTCAGTGAATGGGGTCCTCGCTTTAAAAGACTTGGAGAACTTTACTCAGTTGGAGAAAGTGACAAAGAAACTTGA